One stretch of Streptomyces sp. R21 DNA includes these proteins:
- a CDS encoding TetR/AcrR family transcriptional regulator, with translation MAGRARVDDAPERLVRAAIGLLAEQGPSAVKARTVASASGLSTMVVYSHFGGIPELMSAVADHGFKELGRAFAQVPETEDPIADLFAMALTCRRTARENPHLYDLMFGLSMRATYRPLSDADLRLSGHSPAFREAHAHVTAACERLVRSGRVEQQEPEVIAAQLWSLVHGYITLELAEHFVEFDDAVAQVLLPMGVNFSVGLGDKRARAEASHEAGTRLYDSIVQGR, from the coding sequence ATGGCAGGGCGGGCGAGGGTCGATGACGCACCGGAGCGCCTTGTGCGGGCGGCCATCGGCCTACTGGCCGAGCAGGGGCCGTCGGCCGTGAAGGCGCGCACGGTGGCTTCCGCGAGCGGACTGTCGACGATGGTGGTCTACAGCCACTTTGGCGGCATCCCGGAGCTGATGAGCGCCGTTGCCGACCACGGGTTCAAGGAACTCGGCAGAGCCTTTGCCCAGGTGCCGGAGACAGAGGACCCGATCGCGGATCTCTTCGCCATGGCCTTGACTTGTCGTCGAACGGCCCGCGAAAACCCTCACTTGTACGACCTGATGTTCGGCCTGTCCATGCGCGCGACCTACCGGCCCCTGTCGGATGCGGACCTTCGGCTGAGTGGGCATTCACCGGCCTTCAGGGAAGCCCACGCCCATGTCACCGCGGCATGCGAACGACTCGTGCGCTCCGGCAGGGTCGAGCAGCAGGAACCCGAGGTCATCGCCGCCCAGTTGTGGAGTCTCGTGCACGGTTACATCACCCTTGAACTGGCCGAGCACTTCGTCGAGTTCGACGATGCGGTGGCGCAGGTGCTCCTGCCGATGGGTGTGAACTTCTCTGTCGGGCTGGGCGACAAGCGCGCACGCGCCGAGGCCTCGCACGAGGCCGGCACGCGCCTCTACGACTCGATCGTCCAAGGCCGGTGA
- a CDS encoding SDR family oxidoreductase — protein MKRDLLGRKLVVTGAARGIGEKVARLAAARGARVTLIGLEPDRLRALADDLGPAASWCEADVRDGAALRSAIDEAAEIMGGVDLVVANAGVVAYGTVRQTDEASFERVLDVNLNGVFRTLKYATPHLERSRGHVLVVASALSFMPLAAMASYGASKAAAELLALTYRQEVAHLGVTVGLVHPSWIDTDLVRGAEADLPSFQRLRRRLPYPGNVTTSADRAAAAIVDGLVRRRSRVYVPRAVAVANWAKGALNSPLAWPWARRFAARAVPSLEREVEALGRHDQLTPGTNSPTVETRSP, from the coding sequence ATGAAACGTGACTTGCTGGGCAGAAAGCTGGTTGTCACCGGAGCGGCACGCGGGATCGGCGAGAAGGTGGCCCGCCTGGCCGCCGCGCGAGGTGCTCGTGTGACCCTGATCGGCCTGGAGCCCGATCGACTGCGCGCCCTCGCCGATGATCTAGGCCCCGCCGCGTCATGGTGTGAGGCCGATGTGCGCGACGGCGCCGCCCTCCGGTCAGCGATCGATGAGGCCGCGGAGATCATGGGCGGCGTCGACCTCGTCGTCGCCAATGCCGGCGTCGTGGCGTACGGAACGGTGCGGCAGACAGATGAGGCGTCGTTCGAGCGGGTCCTGGACGTCAATTTGAACGGGGTGTTCCGCACCCTCAAGTACGCGACGCCCCATCTGGAGCGCAGCCGGGGCCACGTACTGGTCGTGGCGTCCGCGCTCTCCTTCATGCCGCTGGCCGCGATGGCCTCGTACGGCGCGAGCAAGGCCGCGGCCGAGTTGCTCGCCCTGACCTACCGCCAGGAGGTGGCACACCTCGGGGTCACGGTCGGCCTCGTTCACCCCTCCTGGATCGACACGGACCTCGTCCGGGGGGCCGAGGCAGACCTCCCGTCGTTCCAGAGGCTGCGCCGGCGGCTGCCATATCCGGGCAATGTCACCACCAGCGCCGACCGGGCTGCCGCTGCGATCGTCGACGGGCTCGTGCGCCGACGCAGCCGCGTGTACGTCCCGCGCGCCGTCGCCGTGGCCAACTGGGCCAAGGGGGCGCTGAACTCGCCGCTGGCCTGGCCCTGGGCTCGGCGTTTCGCGGCCCGCGCGGTTCCGTCCCTGGAACGGGAGGTCGAGGCATTGGGGAGGCATGACCAACTCACGCCGGGTACCAACAGCCCCACCGTGGAGACAAGGTCGCCCTAG
- a CDS encoding winged helix-turn-helix transcriptional regulator yields MRRTSFAQWPCSIARTMDLLGDWWTPLVLREAFYGIRRFDAFQGSLGIARNTLTDRLCRLVEEGLLEKRPYQGEPVRYDYVLTEKGRDFYGVLLVMNRWGDRWLAGEAGPPVAMHHEVCGEETHAEVVCAACGEPMTADNTRARMGPGYPLHLAERPDVKERFAG; encoded by the coding sequence ATGAGGCGGACATCCTTTGCTCAGTGGCCCTGCTCGATTGCGCGGACCATGGACCTGCTCGGGGACTGGTGGACGCCCTTGGTGCTGCGCGAGGCGTTCTACGGGATCCGGCGGTTCGACGCGTTCCAGGGGTCGCTGGGGATCGCACGCAACACGCTCACGGACCGGCTGTGCCGGCTGGTGGAGGAGGGGCTGCTGGAGAAGCGGCCGTACCAGGGGGAGCCGGTTCGCTACGACTACGTGCTCACCGAGAAGGGGCGCGACTTCTACGGCGTGCTGCTGGTGATGAATCGCTGGGGGGACCGTTGGCTGGCTGGTGAAGCGGGCCCGCCGGTCGCCATGCATCACGAGGTGTGCGGGGAGGAAACCCATGCTGAGGTGGTGTGCGCCGCCTGTGGTGAGCCGATGACCGCAGACAACACCCGCGCTCGGATGGGCCCTGGCTATCCGCTGCACCTGGCCGAGCGGCCGGACGTGAAGGAGCGTTTCGCGGGCTGA
- a CDS encoding SRPBCC family protein: MEWTGARYADKPTVEVHTWIAAPPTEVWTLVSDIELMPRLSPELQSVEWLDGGGGPALGARFIGRSSHESLGEWATTSHIVECEPSRRLAWAVEDPLNPTAIWRFLLEPQDGGTLLREWMQMGPARSGLSFAIDRMPEKEQKIVFVRMREFEANMTATVEGIKKLAEGAGVYGEATH, from the coding sequence ATGGAGTGGACGGGCGCGCGCTATGCGGACAAGCCGACGGTTGAGGTCCACACCTGGATCGCTGCCCCACCGACAGAGGTGTGGACGCTGGTGTCCGACATTGAGCTGATGCCGCGCCTGAGTCCCGAGTTGCAATCGGTTGAGTGGCTGGATGGTGGAGGCGGCCCTGCTCTGGGGGCCCGATTCATCGGCCGGAGCAGTCATGAGTCCTTGGGGGAGTGGGCCACCACGTCCCACATCGTCGAGTGTGAGCCGTCGAGGAGGCTCGCTTGGGCGGTGGAGGACCCGTTGAACCCGACAGCGATCTGGCGGTTCTTGTTGGAGCCGCAGGACGGCGGCACTCTGCTGCGGGAATGGATGCAGATGGGGCCCGCTCGCTCGGGTCTCTCCTTCGCCATCGACCGCATGCCGGAGAAGGAGCAGAAGATCGTCTTCGTGCGCATGCGGGAGTTCGAGGCCAACATGACTGCCACTGTCGAGGGGATCAAGAAGCTGGCTGAGGGCGCCGGGGTCTATGGCGAGGCGACTCACTGA
- a CDS encoding LLM class flavin-dependent oxidoreductase, whose translation MRTSTTIEASGADWQEIVDYVTEAEKSGLDICWVAEAWGSEAPSPLGYLAARTERMLLGSGIIQLGTRTPMAIARAAITLSRISDGRFLLGLGPSGPQVIEGLHGVPFDRPLSRMRETVEIVRRAASGEKVAYSGREFQIPLPGGEAKPMRLSMRAEYDIPVYLATLSPKMLHLTGEIADGWLGTSFVPEGAKEAYFDHLDHGLAAAGRTRSDLDICQGAEVAFAEDEDALRAMVAGRKKELAFSLGGMGSATTNFYNNAYSRQGWAEVAAAVRTRWQAGDRDGAAGLVTDEMVLATTLIGTEDMVRERLRVWRDTGVDTVRFYPAGETLDARLATLGRAIDLVRDIEDEAAQ comes from the coding sequence ATGCGCACCTCTACCACGATCGAAGCCTCCGGCGCCGATTGGCAGGAGATCGTCGACTACGTCACCGAGGCGGAGAAGTCCGGTCTGGACATCTGCTGGGTGGCGGAGGCGTGGGGCTCCGAGGCGCCCTCGCCGCTGGGCTACCTCGCCGCGAGGACCGAGCGCATGCTGCTCGGATCGGGAATCATCCAGCTCGGCACCCGCACGCCGATGGCCATCGCCCGCGCCGCGATCACGCTGTCCCGGATTTCCGACGGACGCTTCCTTCTCGGACTGGGACCCTCCGGGCCGCAAGTGATCGAAGGACTGCACGGAGTGCCCTTCGACCGTCCGCTGTCACGGATGCGAGAGACCGTCGAGATCGTGCGGCGGGCCGCGTCGGGGGAGAAAGTCGCCTACTCCGGGCGGGAGTTCCAGATCCCCCTGCCGGGTGGGGAAGCCAAGCCCATGCGGCTGTCGATGCGCGCCGAGTACGACATCCCGGTCTACCTGGCGACCCTCTCCCCGAAGATGCTGCACCTGACCGGTGAGATCGCGGACGGCTGGCTGGGCACCAGTTTCGTACCCGAGGGCGCCAAGGAGGCGTACTTCGACCACCTGGACCACGGCCTCGCCGCCGCTGGCCGCACCCGGTCAGACCTCGACATCTGCCAGGGAGCCGAAGTCGCGTTCGCGGAGGACGAGGACGCGCTGCGCGCAATGGTCGCCGGGCGCAAGAAGGAGCTTGCCTTCAGCCTCGGCGGCATGGGCTCGGCGACCACGAACTTCTACAACAACGCCTACAGCCGCCAGGGTTGGGCCGAGGTGGCGGCCGCGGTCCGGACACGTTGGCAGGCGGGGGACCGGGACGGCGCGGCCGGCCTGGTCACCGACGAGATGGTGCTGGCTACCACGCTGATCGGAACCGAGGACATGGTGCGCGAGCGGCTGCGGGTGTGGCGCGACACCGGTGTCGACACCGTTCGCTTCTATCCCGCCGGCGAGACCCTCGACGCCCGGCTCGCGACCTTGGGCCGGGCCATCGACCTGGTCCGCGACATCGAGGACGAGGCGGCACAGTAG
- a CDS encoding SDR family oxidoreductase, translated as MTQTLAGKTVLMSGGSRGIGLAIALRAARDGANVVMLAKTAVPHPKLEGTVHTAVDEVERAGGKGLAVVGDVREEDDVRTAVNAAVSAFGGIDIVVNNASAIDLSSSEQLEMKRYDLMQDINTRGTFLLSKAAIPHLRKASNPHILTLSPPLNLAPHWVGKHLGYTLSKYGMSLCTIGLAEELAADGIAANSLWPRTLINTAAVRNVVGGAGQARSPRIMADAAYAIVTRDARKCTANLFIDDEVLSDEGVTDLSAYRPAGFEGDLALDIFVDPN; from the coding sequence ATGACTCAGACGCTGGCCGGCAAGACCGTCCTGATGTCGGGAGGCAGCCGCGGCATCGGACTCGCCATCGCCCTGCGCGCGGCCCGCGACGGTGCGAACGTGGTGATGCTCGCCAAGACCGCCGTGCCGCATCCAAAGCTCGAAGGCACGGTCCACACCGCCGTCGACGAGGTTGAGCGCGCGGGCGGCAAGGGGCTGGCCGTGGTCGGCGACGTCCGCGAAGAGGACGATGTGCGCACCGCCGTCAACGCGGCGGTCAGCGCCTTCGGCGGCATCGACATCGTGGTCAACAACGCCAGCGCGATCGACCTGTCGTCGTCGGAGCAGCTGGAGATGAAGCGGTACGACCTGATGCAGGACATCAACACGCGTGGCACGTTCCTGCTGAGCAAGGCAGCGATCCCACATCTGCGCAAGGCGAGCAACCCGCACATCCTCACGCTCTCCCCGCCGTTGAACCTCGCGCCGCACTGGGTGGGGAAGCATCTCGGTTACACGCTGTCGAAGTACGGCATGAGTCTGTGCACCATCGGGCTCGCCGAGGAGCTCGCCGCCGACGGCATCGCCGCCAACTCGCTATGGCCGCGGACCCTGATCAACACAGCCGCCGTGCGCAATGTGGTCGGCGGCGCCGGACAAGCCCGTAGTCCGCGGATCATGGCTGACGCCGCGTACGCCATCGTCACGCGTGACGCGCGGAAGTGCACCGCCAACCTGTTCATCGACGACGAGGTCCTCTCGGACGAGGGCGTCACCGACCTGTCCGCCTACCGCCCTGCCGGCTTTGAGGGTGATCTCGCGCTCGACATATTCGTCGATCCGAACTGA
- a CDS encoding acyl-CoA dehydrogenase family protein has protein sequence MTSTPTRQIDRLYHELLAPKETQSVRAAVRRIAEREVAPHAVAIAGGDERADGFPRHVFEGLASAGVFRIPFPGEVGGDGLTHPATATAAAIEELAYYSSSVAAVFDVHCILAGNALRQGTEEQQQRWLRKVAEGSVVGAFATTEPDASSDLSPQAVQTEAIRTEAGWVLNGHKRWISNSPVAGFVVVLARTGRRLSMFIVDTALPGVEVGLPDRKMGNRGQLTADIRFTGVQLSDGDLLGGVEGHGLRHALSTLTYGRIGIAAAGVGMAQAAFDHTVAHLSTRHAFGKPVAANQHWQFLLAERATEIENARTLCTKAALRLDAGDSSPEPEAAMAKYYATKLSVDMARDAVQAFGGLGFARELGADGSPGPVEAIYRDSKIGEIYEGTNEIQKWVIARQIFGRAIVG, from the coding sequence ATGACTTCGACTCCCACACGCCAGATCGACCGGCTCTACCACGAGCTCCTGGCCCCCAAAGAGACACAGTCCGTTCGCGCTGCCGTGCGCCGGATCGCAGAACGCGAAGTGGCTCCGCACGCCGTGGCGATCGCCGGTGGCGACGAGCGCGCGGACGGCTTCCCTCGGCATGTTTTTGAAGGGCTTGCGTCGGCGGGGGTCTTCCGAATTCCCTTCCCCGGCGAGGTCGGCGGCGATGGCCTGACCCACCCGGCGACCGCCACCGCCGCGGCCATCGAGGAACTGGCCTACTACTCCAGCAGCGTCGCGGCCGTCTTCGATGTGCACTGCATCCTGGCGGGCAACGCCCTGCGGCAGGGTACTGAGGAGCAGCAGCAGCGGTGGCTGCGAAAGGTCGCAGAAGGCTCAGTGGTCGGTGCCTTCGCCACCACTGAGCCGGATGCCTCCAGCGACCTGTCTCCGCAAGCGGTACAGACCGAGGCGATACGCACCGAGGCCGGCTGGGTGCTGAACGGCCACAAACGGTGGATCTCCAACTCGCCCGTCGCAGGGTTCGTGGTGGTTCTCGCCCGCACCGGCAGGCGGCTGAGCATGTTCATCGTCGACACAGCACTTCCGGGCGTGGAAGTCGGCCTTCCCGACCGCAAGATGGGAAACCGCGGTCAGCTCACCGCGGACATCCGGTTCACGGGAGTGCAGCTTTCCGACGGCGACCTCCTCGGTGGCGTCGAAGGGCACGGACTGCGCCATGCACTGTCGACTCTGACCTATGGCCGGATCGGCATCGCGGCTGCCGGGGTCGGCATGGCGCAGGCCGCCTTCGATCACACCGTGGCCCACCTGTCGACGCGACACGCCTTCGGCAAACCGGTGGCCGCCAACCAGCACTGGCAGTTCCTGCTCGCCGAACGGGCCACCGAGATCGAGAACGCCCGCACCCTCTGTACCAAGGCCGCCCTGCGTCTGGACGCCGGTGACTCGTCCCCGGAGCCCGAGGCCGCGATGGCGAAGTACTACGCCACCAAGCTGTCGGTGGACATGGCGCGCGACGCCGTCCAGGCCTTCGGAGGCCTCGGCTTCGCGCGCGAGCTGGGTGCCGACGGCAGCCCCGGCCCTGTCGAGGCGATCTACCGGGACAGCAAGATCGGCGAGATCTATGAGGGGACCAATGAGATCCAGAAGTGGGTCATAGCCCGGCAGATCTTCGGTCGGGCCATCGTCGGCTGA
- a CDS encoding MarR family winged helix-turn-helix transcriptional regulator: MAEHTICLLVKLGQVAFRIAEDGIGGTGLRVRHYSVLQALADNGAMPQLALGSFLRIDPATMVTTLDDLERTGYAERTRDPQDRRRYAVDITAEGRKVLADLNRTLVDLDGEVLADLGATERDSLHALLGSLAGSPTLTSLFDAAREQNGAKRA, translated from the coding sequence GTGGCCGAACACACCATCTGCCTGCTGGTCAAGCTCGGGCAGGTGGCGTTCAGGATCGCTGAGGACGGTATCGGCGGGACCGGTCTGCGAGTGCGGCACTACAGCGTCTTGCAAGCGCTTGCGGACAACGGCGCCATGCCGCAACTGGCACTTGGTTCATTCCTGCGCATCGACCCGGCGACGATGGTGACGACTCTCGACGACCTGGAGCGCACCGGATACGCCGAGCGGACGCGAGATCCACAGGATCGTCGCCGCTACGCCGTGGACATCACCGCCGAAGGCCGCAAGGTTCTTGCCGACCTCAACCGCACACTCGTCGATCTCGACGGTGAAGTCCTCGCAGACCTGGGTGCCACGGAACGAGACTCGCTACACGCCCTGCTGGGCAGCCTCGCGGGAAGTCCCACTCTGACCTCCCTGTTCGACGCCGCCCGGGAGCAGAATGGAGCGAAACGGGCTTAG